Genomic segment of Oscarella lobularis chromosome 13, ooOscLobu1.1, whole genome shotgun sequence:
AGTGCACTAAAGCTGTAGTAATCTTACCATAGCATGCATGTTTGCTGCGGGCGGACTGACTTCGGCTCGAGCTTTATTGTGAGCTTCAAGCAGACTGTCTCTGTCTTCTTGGGTAAGGAGAGCAAGAGCGATTGTGGGCAAAATGGAAACCAGGAGACATCCCCTCATGACGAAAATGAAGACGATCTTGTCGTGTGTCAATACTGAGCAAATTGGACGGGATAGTTACCGTAGGCTTTGATATTTGCAGCCTGGTGTGGCCAACTCGTCACAGTGTTTACTTTGTTGATTATAAACATAAAGCGGCTATACAGTGTAGTAGTCataagaaatattttttataaCAAATATTTTAAATTAGTGACGTCCCTGCTTCTTCTTGTACGCCTTGACCATCTTCCTTGAGGATTCGATAGGATTACAGCCGTAGTTTTTACTCTTTCTGTAAGAGAATGGCCTTGGAAAAGCATCGAAGGCTCTGTAAGGAATCTTGTGAGGTAATCGGGGAAAAGGGCCTCTTTTGGGGAAACCGACgcaatgaaaagaaaattcttaATGCTCTTGTTCAACCAGACACACTGAAAAACAGACAAAACGAAGAATCAAACCGACAGAACAGTCCACATACTAAAGTGGCATATTATCTACTGAGTTCAGTGTCAAGGCGGCACTCGCAGTTTCTCATTCAGGTCGTCAAGAATCGCAGATCTGCCAGGGAAAACTTGGACTCAGGCAGAGTTTTTTTCACTGTGCGAACTTACACAATACTCGCAGAACTTCATACACTCTCTTTTGAGAGAGTCGCTGTACGAAGAGTTGTGGCACTTTTCGCCGTTTGTTTCTCCAGTAGGATTTCCTATTGAAATCACGTACTGGCATAAGTTTTCTTCAAGCTGATCAACGCAGTCCGGCGAGCAGGGATAGTGGGTATAAGACACAGCGTTTGCCGCTGTTCAATTGTCTAATTAGACAAATTGGTAGCGCATACTAAGAAATTCTTACGACAAAGCTTGTCGCAGTCTTGCGAACAGTAGGTGCACCATCCGTCGTTTGGCGCATTAGGGCGCCTCGAGTCGACAAGGTACGGAAACTCATCTCGGTAGTTGCCTCTACAAGTAGTAGATATCATACTATGCCGTAAACGAGCCTTTCAAGTCATTCGGCTTACGGTGGCGAATAGTTGCACACGACTATCGTACCACCATTATTGCACTCTTGAGCACCGCAGCCAATCCTGGAAGTGTCCGCCCATATCATCTACCGCGTGCATGTACAATTGATATGATGACTCAGCGTTTATAATGTTTCTTTTTGTCGCCAGTAGTTTACCTGGATGTAGTGGCCGCATATTTTCCGTCCTGACAAGCTCGATCTGTAAGGTCGTAGGTGAAGAAgagctcttcttctcgccaTAGTTCGGCTGCGCGACTTATTGGCCCATAGTCAGACGGAAACATCATCAGATTTTCTCCGTATAGCAGTCCTGGGCTGTGTTTGATTCGACATCGGTTTGCCCAGTTTTGAGCCACGAGTTCGAGATCCGAATCCCAGACCTGTAAAAGCAATTTGCTTATTTTacgcagaaaaacgaaaccTAACTAGTTTTAGTATCCGCTCTATCTTTAGAGATGCAAATGTCAGTCTCATCCTGTATAGGCATCgacttcgttctttctctagACGCCTAGCTAAACGAGTTGGCCATGGGATATGATACGAGTTTTTATTTCTATCGTCTTTTCCTGACCGCAAGTCCTTTCACGTCTCCCATAGTGGCACGGCCATATATGTCTATGCGAGGCTGCATGGAGAACGAGTCGAGTGCACGTACTAAAGCTGTACTCTTACCATAGCGTGCATGTTTGCTGCGGGCGGACTGACTTCCGCTCGAGCTTTATTGTAAACTTCAAGCAGACTGTCTCTGTCCTCTTGGGTAAGGATTGCAAGAGCAATTGTGGGCAAAATGGCAGCCAGGAGACATCCCCTCATGACGAAAAACGATCTTGTCGTGTGTCAATACTGAGCAAATCGGACGGGACCGTAGTCTTTAATAGTATTTGCCGCCTGGTGGGACCAACTCGTCCACAGTGTTTACTTTATTGATTATAAACGTAAAGCGACTATATATAGGTACAGTGTAATAGTCAtaagaaatatttttataaGATATTTTTAAATTAGTGACGTCCCTGCTTCTTCTTGTACGCTTTGACCATCTTTGACATGCAGAGAACGGCTTCAACGACCCCATCGCCATTCGTGGCACACGTTCCTTGGACGTGCCACGGATTGGGCAAATTTCGCAGTCCTAGTCTGTTCATAACCTCGCTCGGATCTCGAGCGTTGGGCATGTCTTGCTTGTTTGCCATGACAACAACGGGGACTTGGTCCATATCTGGGGATTTCAGTATCGACTGGAGTTCCTCTTTTGCTTCAGCCATTCGTTCAGCGTCGGCACTGTCAACGACGTAAATAAGTCCATCGGTGCCGTTAAAATAGTGTCTCCAGAGAGGGCGAATCTTGTCCTGGCCGCCGACGTCCCACACGGTGAACGAGACCCCTTTGCATGGCGTCACTGTTTCCACGTTGAAACCGATTGTCGGTATAGTGctaatcgtttcgttga
This window contains:
- the LOC136194538 gene encoding GLIPR1-like protein 1, translated to MRGCLLAAILPTIALAILTQEDRDSLLEVYNKARAEVSPPAANMHAMVWDSDLELVAQNWANRCRIKHSPGLLYGENLMMFPSDYGPISRAAELWREEELFFTYDLTDRACQDGKYAATTSR
- the LOC136194537 gene encoding uncharacterized protein, encoding MGLVLSQLFNVLQNFSSSNPSRILMLGLDAAGKTTALYKLKLNETISTIPTIGFNVETVTPCKGVSFTVWDVGGQDKIRPLWRHYFNGTDGLIYVVDSADAERMAEAKEELQSILKSPDMDQVPVVVMANKQDMPNARDPSEVMNRLGLRNLPNPWHVQGTCATNGDGVVEAVLCMSKMVKAYKKKQGRH